Proteins encoded together in one uncultured Desulfosarcina sp. window:
- a CDS encoding DUF3124 domain-containing protein, producing MARYFTPSVLLAFLVVSFSSFFCGSIHLANAETTLFKGQTVYVPVYSHIYSGDREQPFYLAATLSIRNTDRSHGIVIQAVDYYDSEGNFLKHYLKQPVSLSAMATLRYVVPESDKSGGSGAKFIIQWKSENPVAEPLIESVMISTKTQQGISFTSRGRVLEAVSP from the coding sequence ATGGCTCGATATTTTACCCCAAGCGTTCTCCTGGCCTTTTTGGTTGTTTCGTTTTCCTCTTTTTTTTGCGGTTCCATCCATCTGGCAAACGCAGAGACGACCCTTTTCAAGGGCCAGACCGTTTACGTTCCGGTTTACTCGCATATCTACAGCGGTGACCGGGAACAACCCTTTTACCTGGCCGCGACCCTGAGCATCCGCAATACGGACCGCAGCCACGGAATTGTTATCCAGGCGGTGGACTACTACGATTCGGAAGGCAATTTCCTGAAACATTACCTAAAACAGCCGGTTTCCCTGAGCGCCATGGCCACCTTGCGCTATGTGGTCCCCGAATCGGACAAAAGCGGTGGGTCGGGTGCCAAATTCATCATTCAGTGGAAGTCGGAAAACCCGGTTGCGGAACCGCTCATCGAGTCGGTGATGATCAGCACCAAGACTCAGCAGGGGATTTCCTTTACTTCGCGGGGGCGGGTGTTGGAGGCGGTTTCTCCTTAA
- a CDS encoding TolC family protein, whose amino-acid sequence MKHHWLTILILLVAIDGWAAAPLTIDEAVREALASSPQIHEGEAYRQAAEFATNATRAEFLPRLSASYAYQNLADSPFINIYGNQVTTNTRDQHHWEIALHQPIFSGFAISARHRLAQLGLATRTLDLQQARQKVIVQVKQGCFDLLVAEKKLDVTESSVTALTAHETDVEKFYAKGLVPLNDLLKARVARGDAVLQQHRAQAGVRQARSALCLQLGRDFDDGLEIAEAIPVITPLPELSAQVEGAMANRSEIALLERAIESKSSEQRVVKSDYYPNVELFGRYQQDGEDLGARTNEYANQHNASVGVQASWEIFTFGKTRSRCAEAAAERRALEQTLEKIRDDIRLQVVQARLDLDVAQGNIDTARTALNQAQEHWRITDRLYRQQLTTTTEVLDARSYLDRARSAFYEAQYGYGSSLALLEWAMGKP is encoded by the coding sequence ATGAAACACCACTGGCTCACCATACTCATTTTACTGGTCGCCATCGACGGTTGGGCCGCCGCACCGCTGACCATCGATGAAGCCGTCCGCGAAGCCCTTGCCAGCAGCCCGCAGATTCACGAAGGCGAGGCTTACCGCCAGGCGGCCGAATTCGCCACAAACGCAACCCGGGCCGAGTTTCTCCCGCGGCTATCGGCGTCTTACGCCTATCAGAACCTGGCCGACTCCCCGTTTATCAATATTTATGGCAACCAGGTGACGACCAACACCCGCGACCAGCATCACTGGGAAATCGCGCTGCACCAGCCGATCTTCTCGGGGTTCGCCATCAGCGCCCGCCACCGTCTGGCCCAACTGGGGCTGGCCACCCGGACGCTTGACTTGCAGCAGGCCAGACAAAAGGTCATCGTGCAGGTCAAACAGGGTTGCTTCGACCTTCTCGTCGCCGAAAAAAAGCTGGACGTCACCGAAAGCAGCGTCACTGCGCTGACGGCCCATGAGACTGACGTCGAAAAGTTTTACGCCAAAGGGCTGGTGCCGTTGAACGATCTGCTCAAGGCCCGGGTTGCCCGGGGCGACGCCGTTTTGCAGCAGCATCGGGCCCAGGCCGGCGTCCGGCAGGCGCGTTCGGCCTTGTGCCTGCAACTGGGCCGGGATTTCGATGACGGCCTCGAGATCGCCGAGGCTATCCCGGTTATCACCCCCTTGCCGGAACTCAGTGCCCAGGTCGAAGGAGCCATGGCGAACCGATCCGAAATCGCCCTGCTGGAGCGGGCGATCGAGTCTAAAAGCAGCGAACAGCGCGTCGTGAAAAGCGACTACTATCCGAACGTCGAGTTGTTCGGCCGGTACCAGCAGGATGGTGAGGATTTGGGAGCACGAACCAACGAGTACGCCAACCAGCACAATGCCAGCGTGGGCGTCCAGGCAAGCTGGGAGATTTTCACCTTCGGCAAAACGCGCTCCCGCTGCGCCGAAGCGGCCGCCGAACGGCGGGCTCTCGAACAGACCCTGGAAAAAATCCGCGACGACATCCGGCTGCAGGTCGTCCAGGCTCGCCTCGATCTGGACGTGGCGCAAGGCAACATCGATACGGCCAGGACTGCCCTGAATCAGGCGCAAGAGCACTGGCGGATCACCGACCGCCTCTACCGGCAGCAGTTGACCACCACCACGGAAGTCCTCGATGCGCGCAGCTACCTTGACCGCGCCCGGAGCGCGTTTTATGAGGCGCAGTACGGGTACGGTTCTTCGTTGGCGCTACTGGAATGGGCCATGGGCAAGCCCTAA
- the lgt gene encoding prolipoprotein diacylglyceryl transferase, translated as MGDFLQWWQHLPEYMDPVIFQIGSFRLQYYGLMYIVAFACTYFLALYRIRHEDRFRIDVEQLQGLMTAMILGLIIGGRLGYVLFYNLSYYLHHPLEIILPFEFSGGFHFTGITGMSYHGGLIGVVAAAFIFVRKNNLSFFHMADLIVPCIPLGYTFGRLGNFINGELYGRGTDHPIGMFFPLAPGPGRRHPSQLYEAFFEGIVLFVFLWAVKGRFKTRGAMLAVYLMAYGLVRFFIEYARQPDAHLGFVFLSFSMGQMLCLAMILTGGILLAVLRRSRSDL; from the coding sequence ATGGGAGACTTTCTCCAGTGGTGGCAGCATCTGCCCGAATACATGGATCCGGTCATTTTCCAGATCGGCTCCTTCCGGCTGCAGTATTACGGGCTGATGTATATCGTGGCCTTTGCCTGCACCTATTTTCTCGCCCTTTACCGCATACGGCATGAAGATCGGTTCAGAATTGACGTTGAGCAGCTTCAGGGGCTGATGACGGCCATGATCCTGGGGCTGATCATCGGCGGGCGCCTGGGATATGTGCTGTTTTACAACCTCTCCTATTACCTTCATCACCCGCTCGAAATCATCCTGCCCTTTGAATTTTCCGGCGGGTTTCACTTCACCGGCATCACCGGCATGTCCTATCACGGCGGGTTGATTGGCGTGGTGGCAGCGGCATTTATTTTCGTGCGCAAAAACAACTTATCCTTCTTCCACATGGCCGATTTGATCGTACCCTGCATTCCGCTGGGCTACACCTTCGGACGATTGGGAAATTTCATCAACGGCGAGCTTTACGGAAGGGGGACCGACCATCCCATCGGCATGTTTTTCCCCCTCGCTCCAGGGCCCGGCCGCCGGCACCCCTCCCAGCTGTACGAAGCCTTTTTCGAGGGAATCGTTCTTTTCGTCTTTTTGTGGGCCGTCAAAGGTCGGTTCAAAACCCGGGGCGCCATGCTCGCCGTCTATCTGATGGCCTATGGTCTGGTGCGTTTTTTCATCGAATATGCCCGGCAGCCCGATGCCCACCTGGGCTTTGTCTTTCTCTCCTTTTCCATGGGGCAGATGCTGTGCCTGGCGATGATCCTGACCGGTGGCATCCTGCTGGCGGTTCTTAGGCGGTCACGGTCGGATCTTTAA
- a CDS encoding D-amino acid aminotransferase, with amino-acid sequence MPDLAYLNGEIMPIEKATVPIEDRGYQFGDGIYEFVASYAGRLFMLEEHLDRLERSMGELAFDAIAREDIKKAILDLFDMACYPRAGIYIQISRGVAPRNHAFSAGMSPQIVMTIRAVNELPEALRSSGASAITVQDIRWGRCDIKSVQLVPNCLAKQKALDAGCNDAIFVSDQNVVREGTSSNLFIVSDGRLITHPLTHNILPGITRLAILRVCQSAGLEVQESFFGIEELYGADEVFLTGTVTEVLPIVRIDEKPIGDAAVGPITRRLHALLREKALADTPA; translated from the coding sequence ATGCCGGATCTGGCTTATTTAAACGGAGAAATCATGCCCATCGAAAAGGCCACGGTGCCCATCGAGGATCGGGGCTACCAGTTCGGCGACGGGATCTATGAATTCGTCGCCAGCTACGCGGGCCGTCTGTTCATGTTGGAAGAACATCTGGACCGCCTGGAACGTTCCATGGGAGAACTGGCCTTCGATGCCATTGCCCGGGAAGACATCAAGAAGGCCATACTGGATCTGTTCGATATGGCCTGCTACCCGCGGGCAGGCATCTATATCCAGATCTCAAGGGGGGTCGCCCCCCGCAACCACGCCTTTTCTGCGGGGATGTCCCCGCAAATCGTCATGACCATCCGCGCGGTTAACGAGTTGCCGGAGGCTTTGCGGTCCAGCGGTGCCAGCGCCATCACCGTTCAGGATATTCGCTGGGGACGCTGCGACATCAAATCCGTACAACTGGTACCCAACTGCCTGGCCAAGCAGAAGGCGCTCGATGCAGGCTGCAATGACGCCATTTTCGTATCGGACCAGAATGTCGTTCGGGAAGGCACCAGTTCGAATCTGTTCATCGTGTCCGATGGACGCCTGATCACCCATCCGCTGACCCACAATATTCTTCCGGGAATCACCCGCTTGGCGATTCTGAGAGTCTGTCAGTCCGCCGGCCTGGAGGTCCAGGAGTCGTTCTTCGGAATAGAGGAACTGTATGGCGCCGACGAGGTTTTTCTTACCGGAACCGTTACCGAGGTGCTGCCGATTGTCCGCATCGATGAAAAGCCCATCGGAGACGCAGCGGTGGGGCCCATCACCCGCCGTCTGCATGCCCTTTTGCGGGAAAAGGCGCTTGCGGATACGCCAGCGTAA
- a CDS encoding ABC transporter permease → MILRIRQILFKEFLQMFRDVRMRLIVLAMPLVQMTVLAFALTTDVKNIATVVVDPDNTPQSRLLVDEFTGGNYFAVTHRLATDKGVRRLLDAGRARAVLRIPQHFSADLQAGRPVAVQLLMDGTLSNDAAITLNYANRAVASFNRRMAAESAGTAVGSASSLDLRIRAWYNPNLESKYYYVPGLIAVMLILIGIVLTSMAIVREKEIGTIEQVMVTPIRRLEFILGKTLPFLITGIVTMTMMFIVARLIFGIAIEGSLFLLYLSATIYILGNLGLALLVSVTAHTQQQALLTAFFILVPAILLSGFIFPIRNMPEIIQWLTVLNPMRWFLQVLHGIVVKGVGIRTLWPSMGIQALLAAAFLTLAVTRFKKTLN, encoded by the coding sequence ATGATTCTTCGTATCCGCCAGATCCTTTTCAAGGAATTTTTGCAGATGTTCCGGGACGTACGCATGCGCTTGATCGTACTGGCCATGCCCCTGGTCCAGATGACGGTGCTGGCCTTTGCCCTGACCACCGACGTGAAAAACATCGCCACGGTGGTGGTCGACCCGGACAATACGCCCCAAAGCCGCCTTCTGGTGGACGAATTCACCGGCGGCAACTACTTTGCCGTTACCCACCGGCTGGCCACCGACAAGGGGGTCCGCAGGCTGCTGGACGCCGGCCGGGCACGGGCGGTTTTGCGCATTCCGCAGCATTTTTCCGCGGACCTGCAGGCAGGCAGGCCCGTGGCCGTCCAGCTTCTGATGGACGGCACCTTGAGCAACGATGCGGCCATCACCCTCAACTATGCCAACCGGGCCGTGGCTAGCTTCAACCGGCGCATGGCCGCCGAATCGGCCGGCACGGCGGTCGGTTCCGCCTCCTCATTGGATCTGCGCATCAGGGCCTGGTACAACCCCAACCTGGAGAGCAAATACTACTACGTTCCCGGCCTGATCGCCGTGATGCTGATTCTGATCGGCATCGTGCTCACCTCCATGGCCATCGTACGCGAAAAGGAGATCGGCACCATCGAGCAGGTGATGGTCACCCCGATCCGACGGTTGGAATTCATCCTGGGCAAAACCCTGCCCTTTCTGATTACCGGCATAGTCACGATGACGATGATGTTCATCGTCGCCCGTCTGATATTCGGCATTGCCATCGAGGGCAGCCTGTTTCTTTTGTATCTTTCGGCCACTATTTATATTCTGGGAAACCTCGGGTTGGCCCTTCTGGTGAGCGTCACGGCCCACACCCAGCAGCAGGCCCTGTTGACCGCCTTTTTCATTCTGGTGCCGGCCATTTTACTCAGCGGTTTCATCTTTCCCATCCGCAACATGCCGGAAATCATCCAGTGGCTGACCGTGCTCAACCCCATGCGCTGGTTCCTGCAGGTCCTTCACGGCATCGTGGTTAAAGGCGTCGGCATCCGCACCCTGTGGCCAAGCATGGGAATCCAGGCTCTGCTGGCCGCGGCGTTTCTCACACTGGCGGTGACACGCTTCAAGAAAACGTTGAACTAG
- a CDS encoding replication-associated recombination protein A — protein sequence MELFEQQAQAVIDHQRPLADRMRPRRLDDLHGQESVTGPGSLVRHAIENDRIFSMILWGPPGCGKTTLARIVAHETSSHFIHFSAVLSGVKQIREVIEEARKQLQFQRKRTILFVDEIHRFNKAQQDAFLHHVESGLITLIGATTENPSFEVISALLSRCRVITLNSLDEKSLGRVLDRALADKAEGLGDWNLALADDAREHLVGMACGDARTALNNLEVAVSLAVAESPPDASGRRTVTLAHVESAIQKKALLYDKGGEEHFNLISAFHKSMRGSDPDAALYWLARMIEAGEDPLYVARRMVRFASEDVGNADPFALRIALGAVESFRFLGHPEGELALAQAAVYLATAPKSNSVYQAWKAAGAAAREKGALPVPLHIRNAPTGLMKDLGYGKGYRYAHDFKDGYAVQEYLPEAIAGQRFYFPTDRGYEKMIAGRLKTWQELRDKARKGE from the coding sequence ATGGAGCTTTTCGAGCAGCAGGCCCAAGCCGTCATCGACCACCAGCGCCCGCTGGCAGACCGCATGCGCCCCCGGCGTCTGGACGATCTGCACGGCCAGGAGTCGGTCACCGGCCCGGGCAGCCTGGTCCGGCACGCCATCGAGAACGACCGGATTTTTTCCATGATTCTATGGGGGCCGCCCGGCTGCGGCAAAACCACCCTGGCCCGGATCGTCGCCCATGAAACCAGTTCTCATTTCATTCATTTTTCGGCTGTGCTCTCCGGCGTCAAGCAGATCCGGGAGGTCATCGAGGAGGCCCGCAAGCAGCTTCAGTTTCAACGCAAACGAACCATCCTGTTCGTGGATGAAATCCATCGCTTCAACAAGGCCCAGCAGGATGCCTTTTTGCATCATGTGGAATCCGGGTTGATCACCCTCATCGGCGCGACCACGGAAAACCCTTCCTTCGAAGTGATCTCGGCCCTGCTTTCCCGCTGCCGGGTGATCACCCTGAATTCCCTTGACGAGAAATCCCTGGGCCGGGTGCTCGACAGAGCCCTGGCGGATAAGGCCGAAGGGCTCGGCGACTGGAACCTGGCGCTGGCCGACGATGCGCGTGAACATCTGGTCGGGATGGCCTGCGGCGATGCCCGCACGGCCCTCAACAACCTGGAGGTGGCCGTCTCCCTGGCCGTGGCCGAGTCGCCGCCCGATGCAAGCGGCCGGCGGACGGTTACACTGGCGCATGTCGAAAGCGCCATCCAGAAAAAGGCGCTGCTGTACGACAAAGGCGGCGAGGAGCATTTCAATCTCATTTCCGCCTTTCATAAAAGTATGCGCGGCAGCGATCCCGACGCGGCGTTGTACTGGCTTGCCCGCATGATTGAAGCGGGAGAGGATCCCCTGTATGTGGCCCGGCGGATGGTGCGGTTCGCTTCCGAAGACGTGGGCAATGCCGATCCCTTTGCCCTGCGGATCGCCTTGGGCGCCGTGGAGTCTTTCCGGTTCCTGGGTCACCCGGAAGGAGAACTGGCGCTGGCCCAGGCCGCCGTTTACCTGGCGACGGCGCCCAAAAGCAACAGCGTTTACCAGGCGTGGAAAGCAGCCGGCGCAGCGGCCAGGGAAAAAGGCGCGTTGCCGGTTCCCCTGCATATCCGCAACGCCCCCACCGGGTTGATGAAGGACCTGGGATACGGCAAGGGATATCGCTATGCCCATGACTTCAAGGACGGCTATGCCGTTCAGGAATACCTGCCCGAGGCCATCGCCGGCCAACGATTTTATTTCCCCACCGACCGGGGATACGAGAAGATGATTGCCGGGCGCCTGAAAACCTGGCAGGAGTTGAGGGATAAGGCCAGGAAAGGAGAATGA
- the der gene encoding ribosome biogenesis GTPase Der gives MKPIVAIVGRPNVGKSTLFNRITRSRDAIVDDLPGVTRDRIFGDARWNDKSFTLVDTGGFAEGDDDPFAPHIRQQVAQAIEDADAVVLVLDGKGGVSPFDADLIHTLRTVDKPVHFVVNKIDGEGQEKNTADFYGLGIETIFPVSAEHGYGVSDFMDALTATFPGDEETDAHPDAIRIAVVGKPNAGKSSLINAILGEQRLVVSEVAGTTRDAIDSVFVREDRHYVLVDTAGIRRKGKVSMRLEKFSIIKALRSLERCDVALIVIDAEQGISDQDVRVAGYAQDRGCGAIFLLNKWDLVDNRDGKALRRMTDDLRMAAKFLSFAPVLTVSALTGQRVPKIFSLVDAVYAQYDFRVTTGQLNKVMEKALERTPPPLHKGRRLKFYYATQVSSKPPTFVSFVSFPEAVHFSYQRYLVNQIRDAFGLDKIPMRLLLRQRTGKNPDFLNKKRTPAKGRQKRRDKR, from the coding sequence ATGAAACCCATCGTTGCCATTGTTGGCCGCCCCAATGTGGGCAAATCCACCCTGTTCAACCGGATCACCCGATCCCGGGACGCCATCGTGGACGACCTTCCCGGTGTGACCCGGGACCGCATCTTCGGTGATGCCCGCTGGAACGACAAATCGTTCACCCTGGTGGATACCGGCGGTTTTGCAGAAGGGGACGACGATCCTTTTGCCCCGCATATCCGGCAGCAGGTGGCCCAGGCCATCGAAGACGCCGATGCCGTGGTGCTGGTGCTCGACGGCAAGGGGGGCGTTTCGCCCTTCGATGCGGACCTGATCCATACCTTGCGTACCGTGGACAAACCGGTCCATTTCGTGGTCAACAAGATCGACGGCGAAGGCCAGGAAAAGAACACGGCCGACTTTTACGGACTGGGCATCGAAACGATTTTTCCCGTTTCCGCAGAACACGGTTATGGGGTATCCGATTTCATGGATGCGCTGACCGCAACGTTTCCCGGCGACGAAGAAACGGATGCGCATCCCGATGCCATCCGCATTGCGGTGGTGGGCAAGCCCAATGCCGGCAAGTCTTCCCTGATCAATGCCATCCTCGGGGAGCAGCGGCTGGTGGTCAGCGAAGTGGCCGGCACCACGCGCGATGCCATCGACTCCGTCTTTGTCCGGGAGGATCGGCACTATGTGCTGGTGGACACGGCCGGGATCCGACGCAAGGGCAAGGTTTCCATGCGCCTGGAGAAGTTCTCCATCATCAAAGCCTTGCGAAGCCTGGAGCGCTGCGACGTGGCCCTAATCGTCATCGACGCCGAACAGGGGATTTCGGACCAGGATGTGCGGGTGGCCGGATACGCCCAGGACCGGGGCTGCGGCGCTATTTTTCTGCTCAACAAATGGGACTTGGTGGATAACCGGGACGGCAAAGCCTTAAGGCGCATGACCGACGACCTGCGCATGGCCGCCAAGTTTTTGAGCTTTGCCCCGGTGTTGACCGTATCGGCCCTGACCGGGCAGCGGGTACCGAAAATTTTCTCCCTGGTGGATGCCGTATACGCCCAGTACGATTTTCGCGTTACAACGGGCCAGCTCAACAAGGTCATGGAAAAAGCCCTGGAGCGCACGCCACCGCCGCTGCACAAAGGAAGGCGCCTTAAATTCTACTATGCCACCCAAGTTTCCTCAAAGCCGCCTACTTTTGTCAGTTTTGTCAGCTTTCCCGAGGCCGTGCATTTTTCCTATCAACGCTACCTGGTGAACCAGATCCGCGACGCCTTCGGTTTGGACAAGATCCCCATGCGGCTGCTGCTGCGCCAGCGTACCGGGAAAAATCCTGATTTTTTGAACAAAAAACGTACACCGGCCAAAGGCAGGCAAAAACGGCGGGATAAGAGATAG
- a CDS encoding ABC transporter permease, translating to MMRLQRLIAVVRKEFIHILRDWRSLVLAIAIPMLLIALFGYALTMDLKHVPTAIRDQSRTAESRQFISLLEGSAYFSIDRYTDDPAALADWLDAGKIMVALTLPADFADCIRAGRPVAVQAIIDGADANNASLAAGYLEAIGLIYNRSLTVAGNFRSGMPGTVSLEPRAWYNPELESRNVIIPGIIALVMVVIAAMLTSVTIAREWETGTMEQLISTPIRVPELVIGKVVPYFVIGLIDVAIAVAMGSWIFDVPLRGSPALLFLSASVFLTGALFLGLLLSINLKSQVLANQLAVFTGYLPTLLLSGFVFGIYNMPTAIQAITFIVPARYFIALLKGIFLKGIGLEVLGLNMILLTVYAAIMVVLCHRKMKLKL from the coding sequence ATGATGCGACTGCAGCGTCTGATAGCCGTGGTCCGCAAGGAGTTCATTCACATCCTGCGGGACTGGCGCAGCCTGGTGCTGGCCATCGCCATCCCCATGCTCCTGATCGCCCTGTTCGGCTACGCCCTGACTATGGACCTCAAGCATGTGCCCACGGCCATCCGGGACCAGTCCCGCACCGCCGAAAGCCGTCAATTCATCAGCCTTCTGGAAGGGTCGGCCTATTTTTCCATTGACCGGTATACCGACGACCCGGCCGCGCTCGCCGACTGGCTCGACGCCGGCAAGATCATGGTGGCCCTGACCCTCCCGGCCGATTTCGCCGATTGCATCCGTGCCGGCCGTCCGGTGGCTGTCCAGGCCATCATCGACGGGGCCGACGCCAACAACGCGTCGCTGGCCGCCGGCTACCTGGAAGCCATCGGCCTGATCTACAATCGCAGCCTTACGGTTGCCGGAAATTTTCGCTCCGGGATGCCGGGGACGGTCAGCCTGGAACCGCGGGCCTGGTACAACCCGGAACTGGAAAGCCGCAACGTGATCATCCCCGGAATCATCGCCCTGGTGATGGTGGTCATCGCCGCCATGCTCACCAGTGTCACCATCGCCCGGGAATGGGAAACCGGCACCATGGAACAGCTCATCAGCACCCCCATCCGGGTTCCCGAACTGGTTATCGGCAAGGTGGTGCCCTATTTCGTCATCGGACTGATCGATGTGGCCATCGCCGTGGCCATGGGCAGCTGGATTTTCGATGTTCCGCTGCGGGGCAGCCCGGCCCTGCTGTTTCTCTCGGCATCGGTTTTTCTCACCGGCGCCCTGTTTCTGGGGCTTTTGCTCAGCATCAACCTGAAGAGCCAGGTGCTGGCCAACCAGCTTGCCGTGTTCACCGGCTACCTGCCCACGCTTCTGCTCTCGGGCTTCGTCTTCGGCATCTACAACATGCCGACGGCGATCCAGGCGATCACCTTCATCGTGCCGGCACGCTACTTCATCGCCCTGCTCAAGGGAATTTTTCTGAAAGGCATCGGATTGGAGGTATTGGGACTCAACATGATTCTGTTAACGGTTTATGCCGCCATCATGGTGGTGTTATGCCACCGTAAAATGAAGCTTAAATTATGA